The Acidobacteriota bacterium nucleotide sequence GTGGGGAAGAGCGGCAGCGTAGGCTGTAGGGCGATGCTTTTCATGATGCCGCCTAGTTTACGCCTTACGCCCGATTACCGTCAAGCTCTCACCGGCAAAATTACCGCTAAATTACCGCCTGGTGAAGGAGTGCCTCTGGACTCTCCGCTCACCTCATCGCTGGCGTATCATCAGCGCCATGCCCGAGCTACCCGAAGTGGAAGTCCTGCGCCGGAGCCTCGAGCCTAGGCTGCGAGGGGAGCACATCGACCGTGTCGAGGTGCGGGCACCGGCGCTGCGGGAGCCCCTCGATCCGGCCACCCTCCACCAGCTCACCGCCGACCGCACGGTGCTCTCCCTCGGCCGGCGCTCCAAGTACTTGCTGATTCATCTCTCTCAGGGCTCGACGTTGGTGATTCATCTGGGCATGAGCGGGCGCCTGACCCTGGTGGACGGCGACGCGCCGGTGGAGCCCCACGAGCACCTGGCCTGGCATCTAAGCTCGGGCCGCCGCCTGAGGCTGAGGGATCCGCGACGCTTCGGCCAAGCCTTCGCCCTGCCCACGGCGCAGCTCCCCCGCCACCGTCGATTCGTTCATCTCGGCGTGGAGCCGCTGGAAGACGAGTTCTCCGGCGAAACCCTCGAACAAGCCGCGGTGGGGCGGCGGGGCCCGGTGAAGACCTTCCTCATGGACGCCGGCGTGGTGGTCGGAGTCGGCAATATTTACGCCGCCGAGGCCCTGCATCGCGCCGGCATCCACCCTCGGCGCTCCGTCGCCCGCATCTCCAGCGCCCGTTGGCAGCGGCTGGCGGAAGCAGTCCGGGAAGTCCTCGCCAACGCCATCACCGAGGGCGGCACCACTCTCAACGACTTCGCCGACGCCGATGGCCAGGCGGGCTATTTCCAAGTCTCTCTGGAAGTCTACGGCCGCGAAGGAGACCCCTGCCGCCGCTGTGGCCGGACCCTCAAACGCATCGTGCAATCGAATCGCAGCACCTTCTACTGCCCCGGCTGCCAGCGCTGAGCCCGACGAACCTCGAAGCCGCATCTGGAGTCGGCCGCTCCTCGAATCCTGTTGTCACCGCTGAGGCCACCCGCAAGGGGCTTGGGGGCCATATACTCGGCCCATGCACCCAGTGATTCTCGGCGTCGCCGGCGGCACCGGCTCCGGCAAAACCACCGTCGCCCGCGCCGTGCTAGACGCAGCCGGCCGCCACCGCATCGCCTTCCTGGCCCAGGACAACTACTACCGCGACATCGAGTGG carries:
- the mutM gene encoding bifunctional DNA-formamidopyrimidine glycosylase/DNA-(apurinic or apyrimidinic site) lyase, producing the protein MPELPEVEVLRRSLEPRLRGEHIDRVEVRAPALREPLDPATLHQLTADRTVLSLGRRSKYLLIHLSQGSTLVIHLGMSGRLTLVDGDAPVEPHEHLAWHLSSGRRLRLRDPRRFGQAFALPTAQLPRHRRFVHLGVEPLEDEFSGETLEQAAVGRRGPVKTFLMDAGVVVGVGNIYAAEALHRAGIHPRRSVARISSARWQRLAEAVREVLANAITEGGTTLNDFADADGQAGYFQVSLEVYGREGDPCRRCGRTLKRIVQSNRSTFYCPGCQR